The genome window CAGATACTGCACGTCCACCGCTACACCTGCCAGCTCCATCCGCGCCAGCACCTCGGAGAGGGGCATCTCGATACGGTGCAATACGTCTGCGCAGCCGACCGCTGCTACCTGCTGGTTCATAACCTGCTCCAGGCGCAGACAGGCAGCGGCTTCGGCACAGGTGTACGCCGCGAGACCGCTTTCACCGGTCGTATCCTCCACGGGCAGCTTCTCGCCCAGATAGTCCTGCACCAGGTCCGGCAGCGGGTAACTGCTCCGTCCGGATTGCAACACATAGCCCGCCAGCATCGCATCGAAGAGGAACTGCCGTGGCTGTACACCCGCCCGAATCAGCGACGCCTGCAACGGCTTGATGTGGTAACTCGCCTTCGCCACCGCTTCGCTCTCCCACAACGGTGCAAGCAGGTGCAGGAGACCGCCTCCCTCTTCCTCAAAGAGCGAAGCCATCTGCGCTCTACCGGGCACGTATATCCCCTCCTCGCGCGAGAGGGCGATAGCTACACCGCTCATCTGCAGCTCCATCACATGCGTGCCCTGTACCAGCGCGCGGACGCCCACCTTCGGCGTGTGCAGACACCGCTGTACCAGCCGACGCACCTCGTCCTCGGTGCGCGCCACACTCCACTTCACGCCGACGGTTTGCACCTCTGCAGGCGTCTCCAGCGGAAGCTGGGGCGTTTGCACTTTCAGCCACTTCGCGCGAAGCTCGGGCAATCGGCGCAGGAAGGAACGGAACTCCAGGCTCTCCAGCACCTGCTGCAGGCGGGCAAAATGTTCGGCGGTAGGCTGCCAGCGCGGTGGGGTATCGGGCACAGGCGCGTCGCGCACGATGGTCGCCAGCCGTTTGTACTGGGGGATCTGCTCACGGTACTGCTCCAGCAGAGCGCGCAGTTTGGGGTCCTCTACCTCGTGCAGGCGCTGCAGGAGGTTCTCTACGCTGCCGAACTGCTTCAGCAGTGCCGCCGCCTTTTTGTCGCCGATGCCGGGCACGCCGGGGATGTTATCGGAGGGGTCGCCTTTCAACGCCTTGAAGTCGGGCAGTTGCGACGGCTCTAAACCAAATCGCTCGCGCACCGCCTGTTCATCGTAGCGCACCGTCTGCCCCATGCCCTTCTGCGGCATCAACACAAACGCGCCTTCGTCCACCAGCTGCAAGGCGTCCTGATCGCCCGTGACAATCAGCACCTGATACCCCTGTTCGCGGGCACGTTGTGCCAGCGTGCCCAGCACATCGTCCGCTTCGTAACCTTCCAGCGCGATGACGGGAATGCCCATCGCCTCCACCAGCTCGCGCGCGGCGGGAACCTGCACGTAGAAGCTTTCGGCGGTTTCGGGGCGATGCGCTTTGTAGTCGGTGAACTCCTCGTGGCGGAAGGTCGGTGCGGCGGTATCCATGGCGACCACCATCGCGTCGGGTTTCTCCTCTTCCAGTATCTGCCACAGCATCCCCGCGAAGCCGTAAATGGCGTTGGTAGGGCGTCCGTCGGTGGTAGAGAGCGGGCGCGTGGCGTAGAAGGCACGATACAGCAAACTGTGTCCGTCAATCAGCACCAGTTTGGGCGCGCGGTGCGGTTGTTCGCTCATCCCTCTTCGTTCCGTCCCGATGTTTGTACGAGTATGCTAACCGTTTGACGAGGGTTTGTCAAGAGGGTAGCAGGCAGAGGGGTTTGTTCAGACGATTCTTACCTCTGGAGGGCGATGCTTCTGCCGAGCCGCTGGTGTTGGAACCGATTCGGAGAGGGATCGGGGGTGAGGTTGGTCCGGCGCAAAAGATGGCTTCGCCGAGCGGCTCCGTGAAAAATCGTGCAGGAAAGCCCCCCACACATGGACCGGCAGGAACCTTGCCCCCGGGAGGGGGCGTGCGTGGTATACTCTACTCGATGTCGCTACCCGAACTGTTCCTGCAACGGCTATCGCGAATCGTTCCGCCGGAGCGGTACGAGGGGTGTGTGCGCGCGTTCCATGAGCCACCCGTCGTGGGGGCGCGGGTGAACACCCTGCTGGCGGAGCGCGAGAAGGTGCTTTGCGCGTTGCGCGAAGCGGGATTTGTGCTACACCCCGTTGCCTGGTATCCCGACGCCTTCTGGATACCCTCCGAGCAGCGCGAGACGTTGCTCGCCTCCGAATGGGTGCAACACGCGCTGGTGTACGTGCAGAATCTCTCCAGTATGATACCCCCTCTGGTGCTGGCTCCCCAGCCGGGCGAAGAGGTGCTGGACCTGTGCGCTGCGCCCGGAGGCAAAACGCTGCAGATGGCGGCGATGATGCGCGGCGAAGGTAGCCTGGTGGCGGTGGAGTCGGTGCGCGGTCGGTTCTTCAAGATGCGCGAGAACCTGCAGCGGCATGGGGCGAACTTTGTGCACACCGTGCAGGCGGAGGGCGAGTGGGTGTGGAAACGGTGGCAGGGACGGTTCGACGCGGTGCTGCTGGATGCCCCCTGCTCCAGCGAGGGCAGGTTCCGCACCGACGACCCAGCCTCCTTTCGCTACTGGAGCCCGCAGAAAATCGCCGACATGATACGCAAGCAGAAGGCGTTGATGTACTCGGCAATACAGTGCCTGAAGCCGGGAGGCAGGCTGGTGTACTGCACCTGCACTTTCGCACCGGAAGAAAACGAGGGGATTATCGCCCACGCGCTGAAAAAGTTTGGGGAGGCGATAGAGATAGCGCCTCTTCCACTGGAGGTCGAGGGAATGGCTCCCGCGCTGAGCGAATGGGAAGGACGCACCTATCCGGTGTCCGTTCGCCACGCCCGGCGGATTTTGCCTTCTGCGCAAATGGAGGGTTTCTTTGTGTGTTTGATACACAAGAGGGAGGATGCTGATGACACCCCGTGAGGTCATACGCCGCAACCTGGAGCGCGACCACCCGCCGCGGATCGGCATGGACTTCGACGGCGGCAGAATGAATGACTTCTGCTTTGCCGGTTTCTCGCCCTCCGCAACGTGGCAGCAGAAGCGATGGGTGGAGGGCGAGGTAGAATACTTCACCGACGAGTGGGGCAACGTCTGGCATCGCCCGGTACACGGTGGTCAACGGGGCGAGGTGTTCCAGCCTGCGCTGGACGACTGGGCGAAGTTGAAAGACTACCAGCTGCCCGATATGGACAACCCCAAACGCTACGAGAGCGTGCGCCAGCAGTTCGCGCAAGAGACCGAGCGCTACCGGGTGGGTTTTCTGCCGGGCTTTCCCTTCGCCATTTGCCGCTACCTGCGCAAGATGGAAAACTACTTTGCCGACCTGGTGCTGGAGCGCGAGCATATCGACGAATTGCACGAGCGCGTGACCGCCTTGCTGGAGCGGATTATCGCGCTGTATGCGGAAGCGGGCGCAGATGCGGTGATGTTTGCGGAGGACTGGGGCGTGCAGGACCGCCTGTTGATACATCCGTCCATGTGGCGTGAGATATTCAAACCGCTGTTCGCCAGGCTCTGCCGTACGGCAAGGCAACACGGCTTGAAGGTCATCATGCACTCATGCGGGTATGTGTGGGATATTCTGGAAGGCGTGGCGGAGGTGGGTATTTGCTGTGTGCAGTTCGACCAGCCCGCGTTGTACGGTCTGGAGCGACTGGCGGCGAAGCTGCGCGAGCTGAACCTGTGTCTGTACTCTCCGGTGGACATCCAGAGCGTGCTTCCGACAGGAAACCGTGAACTCATCGAGCGGGAGGCGCACCGCATGGTAGAGCTGTTTAGCGGCGGGTTCATCGCCAAGAACTATCCCGACCTGAAGGGCATCGGCGTTCAGCCCGAATGGGACGAGTGGGCGTATCAGGTGTTTCTGAGCTATGCGCGGTCAGCTCACGTGGTGTGACTATCTGCCGGTAGCGTGGCGTGCGCTGCTGGATCATCGGCTGCGCTCCCTGCTCACGATGCTGGGGGTGATTATCGGTGTGGCGTCGGTGTTGCTGCTCATCTCCATCGTGCAAGGAGTGAAAGCGGAGGTCACCCAGCAGATAGAGCAGTTCGGAGCGAATCTGCTGTTTGTGGTCTCCGGGCGCATGAACGCCTCGCAACCCTTCAACCCGATGAGCATACTGGGATTGAGTACCCTCACCCGTGAAGACATCCAGGCGGTGGAGCGCGTGCCCGGTGTGAAACGGGCGGTGCCCATCATGTTTATCGCGGGTGGAGCACGCCGTGGCGACCGCTGGGCAGCAACTGCTATCGTGATGGCTACCGATTCCACGTGGCAGCAAATCCGCAGCACCCCGCTGGTGGAAGGCAGGTTTTTCACCCCGCAAGAGGAGACCGAACGTGTGTGCGTGCTGGCGCACGGCGTGAAGCAGGATTTGTTCGGCGACGCTCCGGCAGTGGGCGAGCGCGTGGTGGTCAACCGCGTACCGTTTCGGGTGGTGGGTGTGCTGCAGCGCGACGAATCGAGCAGCATGTTCGGCAACATGGGTTGGGACCACCTCATTTTCCTGCCCCTCACCGCCGCCCAGCAAGCGATGCGCTCAGACCAGATACACCGTATCGTGATACAGGCGGCGCCCGGAGTAGAACCGGAAAGGCTGATAGCGCAGGTCAGAACCGCTATCCGTCAGAGCCACCTGGGCAACGAAGACTTCACCGTGCTCACGCAAAAAGACCTGCTGAAGCTCATCTACACGGTGCTGAACCTGCTGCAGATTGCGCTGGCAGGCATCAGCAGCATCTCGCTGATTGTAGGCGGCGTGGGCATCATGAACATCATGCTGGTCTCCGTCACCGAGCGCACCCGCGAAATCGGCATCCGCAAGGCGGCAGGTGCACGTCAGCGCGACATCTTCTGGCAGTTTCTCACAGAGGCGGTGATTCTGTCGCTCACCGGTGGCGTGATAGGCATCCTCGTGGCGACGGTAGCGGTAGAGGTGTTCCGTCGCACCACCATCCTGAAGCCGCAGATAACGCCCGGAGCGATAGCGCTCGCCTTTGGGGTGAGCGTGCTGGTAGGGATTGTGTTCGGCGTTGCCCCCGCCATCCGCGCAGCCAGGAAAGAACCTATAGAGGCACTGAGGTATGAGTAAAACAAACTGGCTGCCCGGGATGGATTCGAACCACCACTAACGGCTCCAAAGGCCGCTGTCCTGCCATTAGACGACCGGGCAGCACCATGTATTATTATGCCTTTTGCAAGCCCTGTTGTCAAGGGTGATATAATGGGGTGGGAGGTGACCACCCATGCAGACTGCCCTGCGTGGTAGAGGTGATTTCCGACGATAGCGTGCATCGGGACCGCATGGAGAAGTTTCTGGATTACGGGCGCGAAGGAGTGCGCGAATACTGGATAGTAGCCCCCCGCTCCGGGCGCAAGGCGATAGATGTGTTCGTGCTGGAGCATGGCAGCTTCGTGCCGCTGAGTGTGGACGAAGAAGGGTGGCTAGAGAGCAAAGCGCTACCCGGCTTCCGAGTGAAAGAAGCATGGTTTACCGCCGAGCAGTTTCCTAATCCGCTGGTGGCGTGAGGAGAGTTACTGCCAGAGGCTCTGCGCCAGCAGCTGATACAGCAGGTTTCCCCCTCGCAGGACACCAGCCCTCTGAGTCGTGATCCCTCCCATCCTGTTTGCCAAAGCGCAAAGCCGTGTGTTATACTGACGGAGGTCACCTTTGTGACGAAGGAGGATGGGAGATGAGCACGACCATTGAAGAGGTCATCGCACGCGAGATTCTGGACTCGCGCGGGAACCCTACCATTGAAGTGGATGTGTATTTGAGCGGCGGCGCACGCGGACGCGCAGCGGTACCATCGGGAGCGTCTACCGGCAGCAACGAAGCGCTGGAACTGCGCGATGGCGACTCCGAACGCTATGGCGGGAAGGGCGTGCTGAACGCGGTGGAAAACGTGAATGAGCGTATCGCACCCGAGATTATAGACATGGACGCGACCGACCAGGTGGCTATCGATAAGCTGCTGTGCGAACTGGACGGAACGCCTAACAAGAGCAAACTGGGTGCAAACGCCATTCTGGGTGTCTCGCTGGCGGTAGCGAAGGCAGCTGCAGAAGGTGTAGGCGTACCTCTGTTCCAGTACCTGGGCGGCGTGTTTGCACATACCCTGCCGGTGCCCATGATGAACATCCTCAACGGAGGCAAGCACGCCGACAGCAATGTAGACCTGCAAGAGTTCATGGTGGTGCCTG of Armatimonadota bacterium contains these proteins:
- a CDS encoding DNA polymerase — protein: MSEQPHRAPKLVLIDGHSLLYRAFYATRPLSTTDGRPTNAIYGFAGMLWQILEEEKPDAMVVAMDTAAPTFRHEEFTDYKAHRPETAESFYVQVPAARELVEAMGIPVIALEGYEADDVLGTLAQRAREQGYQVLIVTGDQDALQLVDEGAFVLMPQKGMGQTVRYDEQAVRERFGLEPSQLPDFKALKGDPSDNIPGVPGIGDKKAAALLKQFGSVENLLQRLHEVEDPKLRALLEQYREQIPQYKRLATIVRDAPVPDTPPRWQPTAEHFARLQQVLESLEFRSFLRRLPELRAKWLKVQTPQLPLETPAEVQTVGVKWSVARTEDEVRRLVQRCLHTPKVGVRALVQGTHVMELQMSGVAIALSREEGIYVPGRAQMASLFEEEGGGLLHLLAPLWESEAVAKASYHIKPLQASLIRAGVQPRQFLFDAMLAGYVLQSGRSSYPLPDLVQDYLGEKLPVEDTTGESGLAAYTCAEAAACLRLEQVMNQQVAAVGCADVLHRIEMPLSEVLARMELAGVAVDVQYLHRLSDMLDGLLRNKEGEIYTLAGEPFNISSPKQMGQILFEKLKLPAGKKTRTGAYSTDAEVLEQLAVEHPICRSILEYRELSKLKSTYADVLPRLVHPATGRIHTSFNQTVAATGRLSSSEPNLQNIPIRSEVGRQIRRAFVAAPGNRLLAADYSQIELRLLAHVSGDERLLQAFAEDRDIHAATAMLLFGVPEDGVTPELRRKAKTVNFAVLYGMSDYGLSQELGMPVQEARAFIENYFRQLPGVRRYIEETLNFARQHGFVTTLYGRRRYVPEIHHANRNVRQAAERAAINSPLQGTAADIIKLAMIELDRRLRGEGWKAQMVLQVHDELVLDAPPEEIPALAKLVRECMSGVASLRVPLKVDVEAGDNWAEMEKLAT
- a CDS encoding rRNA cytosine-C5-methyltransferase, with the translated sequence MFRRFLPLEGDASAEPLVLEPIRRGIGGEVGPAQKMASPSGSVKNRAGKPPTHGPAGTLPPGGGVRGILYSMSLPELFLQRLSRIVPPERYEGCVRAFHEPPVVGARVNTLLAEREKVLCALREAGFVLHPVAWYPDAFWIPSEQRETLLASEWVQHALVYVQNLSSMIPPLVLAPQPGEEVLDLCAAPGGKTLQMAAMMRGEGSLVAVESVRGRFFKMRENLQRHGANFVHTVQAEGEWVWKRWQGRFDAVLLDAPCSSEGRFRTDDPASFRYWSPQKIADMIRKQKALMYSAIQCLKPGGRLVYCTCTFAPEENEGIIAHALKKFGEAIEIAPLPLEVEGMAPALSEWEGRTYPVSVRHARRILPSAQMEGFFVCLIHKREDADDTP
- a CDS encoding multidrug ABC transporter substrate-binding protein, whose product is MRGQLTWCDYLPVAWRALLDHRLRSLLTMLGVIIGVASVLLLISIVQGVKAEVTQQIEQFGANLLFVVSGRMNASQPFNPMSILGLSTLTREDIQAVERVPGVKRAVPIMFIAGGARRGDRWAATAIVMATDSTWQQIRSTPLVEGRFFTPQEETERVCVLAHGVKQDLFGDAPAVGERVVVNRVPFRVVGVLQRDESSSMFGNMGWDHLIFLPLTAAQQAMRSDQIHRIVIQAAPGVEPERLIAQVRTAIRQSHLGNEDFTVLTQKDLLKLIYTVLNLLQIALAGISSISLIVGGVGIMNIMLVSVTERTREIGIRKAAGARQRDIFWQFLTEAVILSLTGGVIGILVATVAVEVFRRTTILKPQITPGAIALAFGVSVLVGIVFGVAPAIRAARKEPIEALRYE